Proteins from a single region of Lates calcarifer isolate ASB-BC8 linkage group LG19, TLL_Latcal_v3, whole genome shotgun sequence:
- the lrfn5a gene encoding leucine-rich repeat and fibronectin type-III domain-containing protein 5 — protein sequence MERLLLCVMLAVAMAVRAQICPKRCVCQILSPNLATLCAKKGLLFVPPNIDRHTVELRLADNFVTSVKRKDFANMTRLVDLTLSRNTISYITPHAFADLENLRALHLNSNRLTRIGNDTFSGMSKLHHLILNNNQLVMIHQGAFNDLLALEELDLSYNNLDSIPWEAIQKMTSLHTLSLDHNMLDFIPEGTFSLLQKLNRLDVTSNKLQKLPPDPLFQRAQVLATSGVLTPSSFALSFGGNPLHCNCELLWLRRLNREDDLETCASPQHLSGRYFWSIPEEEFLCEPPLITRYSHEMRVLEGQRVALRCKARGDPEPAIHWISPEGKLVSNSSRTLVYTNGTLDILISTVKDTGSFTCISSNPAGEAHQTVDLVIIKLPHISNNTNNIQEPDPGSSDISTSTRGGANGSNVTGDVKGGVDKRVVTAEATSSTALIKFNFQRNIPGIRMFQIQYNGSQDDSLVYRMIPPSSKNFLVNNLAAGTQYDLCVLAIYDDVITSLTATRVVGCVQFTTESEYMRCHFMQSQFLGGTMIIIIGGIIVASVLVFIIILMIRYKVCNPGEGGKGVSMSMTNVHSQTNGQQSQGCTVTPSASKHGSIGLDDLSGGTKKRSGAAGGGGGGKDTLTQSSDSSLPDCSTATSVLSQPWGARSPTGGIEEREKVGEERAQAGVSMPTAASATGTLPKPKRKPAPSKPGSVCSNTSAVPENLPSSSPRPPSSSSSSTATSALLPPSTPLENLNTNRNNSTSLNQTPPPFAPSPFSSPLTTPSPVPSIRFRETPILRRAPRPGSSSSAASSSAKYQTLPTEEGGRSRARRRYSLSEGGSKTLSSHQGGGGAPKLGRIVRNKRSQSMSGMLLPKDGDGDSDKGRCDSDWILESTV from the exons ATGGAGAGGCTTTTGCTGTGTGTGATGCTGGCAGTTGCCATGGCAGTGAGGGCACAGATCTGCCCGAAGCGCTGCGTATGTCAGATCCTGTCGCCCAACCTGGCAACCCTCTGTGCCAAGAAAGGTCTACTGTTTGTACCACCAAACATTGATAGGCATACAGTGGAGCTACGGCTGGCTGACAACTTTGTCACAAG TGTGAAGAGGAAAGATTTTGCAAACATGACACGGCTTGTAGACCTAACATTATCTAGAAACACCATCTCCTACATCACACCTCATGCCTTTGCTGATCTGGAAAACCTCAGAGCCCTACACCTCAACAG TAACCGGCTGACGAGGATAGGCAACGACACATTCAGCGGGATGTCCAAGCTCCACCACCTGATTCTGAACAACAACCAGCTGGTGATGATCCACCAGGGAGCGTTCAATGACTTGCTGGCGCTGGAAGAATTGGACCTCAGTTACAATAACCTGGACTCTATTCCATGGGAGGCCATTCAG AAAATGACCAGCCTCCATACGTTGAGTTTAGACCACAACATGCTGGACTTCATTCCAGAGGGAACCTTCTCGCTGCTGCAGAAACTCAACCGGCTGGACGTCACCTCCAATAAACTCCAAAAGCTACCACCGGACCCTCTTTTTCAACGAGCACAG GTCCTGGCCACGTCAGGGGTCCTGACCCCTTCTTCCTTCGCGCTGTCATTCGGTGGGAACCCTCTCCACTGTAACTGTGAGTTACTGTGGCTGAGACGGTTGAACAGGGAGGACGACCTGGAGACATGCGCTTCACCCCAGCACCTCTCCGGTCGATACTTCTGGTCCATCCCTGAGGAAGAGTTCTTGTGTGAGCCCCCCCTCATCACCAGATACTCCCATGAGATGAGGGTGCTTGAAGGGCAGCGGGTTGCGCTAAG GTGTAAGGCAAGAGGTGACCCAGAGCCAGCCATCCACTGGATCTCCCCGGAGGGCAAATTGGTATCTAACTCCTCCAGAACGTTGGTCTACACCAACGGGACCCTGGACATCCTCATCAGTACTGTGAAAGACACTGGCTCCTTCACTTGTATCTCCTCCAACCCCGCTGGTGAAGCCCACCAAACAGTAGACCTGGTTATTATTAAACTCCCTCACATCtccaacaacaccaacaacatcCAGGAACCTGACCCGGGATCATCAGACATTTCCACGTCGACCCGAGGCGGAGCCAACGGAAGCAATGTGACTGGTGATGTGAAGGGCGGGGTGGACAAGAGGGTGGTCACCGCTGAGGCTACGTCATCGACAGCCCTGATCAAGTTCAACTTTCAGAGGAATATTCCAGGCATTAGGATGTTCCAGATACAGTACAACGGGAGCCAGGACGACTCACTAGTGTACAG AATGATCCCCCCATCAAGCAAGAACTTCCTGGTCAACAACCTGGCAGCAGGGACCCAGTATGACCTCTGCGTGTTGGCCATCTACGATGATGTCATCACCTCCCTGACAGCGACACGCGTGGTCGGCTGTGTGCAGTTCACCACCGAGTCGGAGTACATGAGGTGTCATTTTATGCAGTCGCAGTTCCTCGGCGGGACTATGATCATCATCATTGGAGGGATAATAGTGGCCTCGGTGCTCgttttcatcatcatcctgaTGATACGGTACAAG gtgTGCAACCCTGGAGAGGGTGGTAAAGGTGTCTCAATGTCGATGACCAACGTTCACTCACAGACCAATGGGCAGCAGTCACAGGGATGCACTGTGACTCCCAGCGCCTCTAAACATGGCTCAATCGGATTAGACGACCTCTCAGGAGGCACAAAGAAAAGGAGcggagcagcaggaggaggaggtggaggcaaGGATACTCTGACTCAGTCGTCCGACTCTTCCCTGCCTGACTGCTCCACGGCTACGTCAGTCCTCAGCCAGCCTTGGGGTGCCAGGAGCCCGACAGGTGGCATCGAGGAGCGGGAGAAAGTGGGTGAAGAGAGAGCTCAAGCTGGCGTCTCCATGCCCACCGCTGCCTCCGCCACCGGCACGCTACCCAAGCCAAAGCGGAAACCCGCTCCGAGCAAGCCAGGCTCGGTCTGCTCCAACACCTCGGCCGTCCCCGAaaacctcccctcctcctcccctcgcccgccatcctcctcctcctcctccactgccacttctgccctcctccctccctccacccccctaGAGAACCTCAACACCAACCGCAACAACTCCACCTCCCTCAACCAGACCCCGCCTCCCTTCGCCCCTTCCCCTTTCTCCAGCCCCCTCACCACGCCGAGCCCCGTCCCATCCATCCGATTCAGAGAGACGCCCATCCTGCGTCGGGCTCCCCGCcctggctcctcctcctccgctgctTCCTCCTCCGCCAAGTACCAGACTCTCCCCacagaagagggagggaggagcagggCGAGGAGGAGGTACTCCCTCAGCGAAGGAGGCTCAAAGACTCTGTCATCCcatcagggaggaggaggagcaccCAAACTGGGGCGCATAGTGCGGAATAAAAGGAGCCAATCAATGAGTGGGATGCTGCTCCCTaaagatggagatggagacTCGGACAAAGGGCGGTGTGACTCGGACTGGATCTTAGAGAGCACGGTTTGA